The following nucleotide sequence is from Synergistota bacterium.
CATAACCTCTACTGCAACCACTCTTCCTCCCCCTCTCTTGGGAAGAAGTTGCTGAGATATAACCCCCTGAATTATAGTTGAAAGCTGCATTCTTATCTGAGCCTGCTGATGAGAGGGAAAAACATCTATAATTCTATCTATTGTCTGAGGCGCATCTGGTGTATGAAGTGTTGTCATAACAAGATGTCCAGTCTCAGCTGCAGTTATAGCAGCAGATATGGTTTCCAAATCTC
It contains:
- the tadA gene encoding Flp pilus assembly complex ATPase component TadA, whose product is DLETISAAITAAETGHLVMTTLHTPDAPQTIDRIIDVFPSHQQAQIRMQLSTIIQGVISQQLLPKRGGGRVVAVEVMIATPAIRNLIREGKTAQIYSVIQTGARLGMQTMDQALAKLYKKGLIDREVVLEYAHDPGLLEKLLQ